A region from the Pseudomonas cucumis genome encodes:
- the rplS gene encoding 50S ribosomal protein L19, which translates to MTNKIILALEAEQMTKEIPTFAPGDTIVVQVKVKEGDRSRLQAFEGVVIAKRNRGVNSAFTVRKISNGVGVERTFQTYSPQIDSMAVKRRGDVRKAKLYYLRDLSGKAARIKEKLA; encoded by the coding sequence ATGACTAACAAAATCATCCTTGCACTCGAAGCAGAGCAGATGACCAAAGAGATCCCTACCTTTGCCCCGGGCGACACCATTGTCGTTCAGGTGAAAGTGAAGGAAGGCGATCGTTCGCGTCTGCAAGCGTTCGAAGGCGTCGTTATCGCCAAGCGTAACCGCGGCGTAAACAGTGCTTTCACCGTTCGTAAAATCTCCAACGGTGTTGGTGTAGAGCGTACTTTCCAGACCTACAGCCCGCAAATCGACAGCATGGCCGTTAAGCGTCGCGGTGACGTACGTAAAGCCAAGCTGTACTACCTGCGTGACCTGTCCGGTAAAGCAGCTCGCATCAAGGAAAAACTGGCTTAA
- the suhB gene encoding type III secretion system regulator SuhB produces the protein MQPMLNIALRAARSASELIFRSIERLDTIKVDEKDAKDYVSEVDRAAEQKIIDALRKAYPNHSIMGEETGMHAGNGIEGEEYLWIIDPLDGTTNFLRGIPHFAVSIACKYRGRLEHAVVLDPVRQEEFTASRGRGAQLNGRRLRVSGRTSLDGALLGTGFPFRDEQMDNLDNYLGMFRALVGQTAGIRRAGAASLDLAYVAAGRFDAFWESGLSEWDMAAGALLIQEAGGLVSDFTGGHDFLEKGHIVAGNTKCFKAVLTAIQPHLPASLKR, from the coding sequence ATGCAGCCCATGCTGAATATCGCGCTGCGCGCCGCCCGCAGCGCCAGTGAATTGATTTTCCGCTCCATCGAGCGCCTGGATACCATCAAGGTCGACGAAAAAGACGCCAAGGATTACGTATCCGAGGTGGATCGCGCCGCCGAACAGAAAATCATCGACGCGCTGCGCAAGGCTTACCCTAATCACTCGATCATGGGTGAAGAAACCGGCATGCACGCCGGTAACGGCATCGAAGGTGAAGAGTACCTGTGGATCATCGATCCGCTGGACGGCACCACCAACTTCCTGCGCGGCATTCCTCACTTCGCTGTCAGCATCGCCTGCAAATACCGCGGTCGCCTGGAGCACGCTGTTGTTCTGGACCCGGTTCGCCAGGAAGAATTCACCGCCAGCCGTGGTCGCGGCGCCCAACTGAACGGTCGTCGCCTGCGCGTCAGCGGCCGCACCAGCCTGGACGGCGCCCTGCTGGGTACTGGCTTCCCGTTCCGCGATGAGCAGATGGACAACCTCGACAACTACCTGGGCATGTTCCGCGCCCTGGTTGGCCAGACCGCCGGCATCCGCCGCGCTGGCGCAGCGAGCCTGGACCTGGCCTACGTGGCCGCCGGCCGTTTCGATGCGTTCTGGGAGTCAGGCCTGTCCGAGTGGGACATGGCTGCAGGCGCCCTGCTGATCCAGGAAGCTGGCGGCTTGGTGAGCGATTTCACCGGCGGTCATGACTTCCTTGAGAAAGGCCACATCGTCGCCGGCAACACCAAGTGCTTCAAGGCAGTATTGACGGCGATCCAGCCACACCTGCCAGCTTCGCTGAAGCGCTAA